The genomic DNA GTCGATGTCTTCGATGACAACATCATCCTTCTTCTTGGAGCGCGCACCGCTGCCACCGCCGCTGTTGCCACCGGAGTAACCGCCGCCGCTTCCGCCGCCGTCGCCGTCACCGCCACCGGCGCCGTCAAGGAAGGTGACGTCGTTGGCGACGACCTCGACCTTGCTGCGCTTCTGACCATCCTGCTCCCAGCTGCGCTGGCTCAGACGGCCCTGGACGATTGCCCGCCGACCCTTGCTCAGATACTGGTTGACGCGTTCGCCGAGCTGGGCCCAGGCGACGACATCGATGTAGTCGGCCGATTCCTGCCACTCGCCGTTGGCGTCCTTGTAGCTGCGGTTCAGCGCCAGGCTGAAGCTGGTGACGTTCTGGCCGCCAGGCGTGGTACGCATCTCTGGGTCACGGGTCAGATTGCCCATGATGATAACTTGGTTGATGCTGCGAGCCATGTGATCCTCCTTTTACTTCCGTCTTCTCTTTTGCTTATTCTTTGTCGTTTTTGGCGTCTTTAGTTTCTTTGCCTTCTTCGGCTTCGTCGCCTTCACCCTCGACCGGGCGCTTCAGGTCACGGCTTACCAGCAGGTGGCGTAGGGATTCGTCGGTGATGTTCAGGGTGCTGTCGACCTTCTGGACACTACTGCCCGGCAGGTTCAGCTCGAAGTAGGTGTAGACCGCGAAGTCTTCGCCGCGGATGCGGTAGGCCAGCTTCTTCTTGCCCTGGTTCTCTTCTTTGGTGATTTCACCGCCGTTTGCCTTGATGATGTCGCGCACCTTGGTGAGCGGCTTTTCCAGATCGATTTCCAGATCCGGGTGAATCAGAACGGTCAGTTCGTATTCTCGCATGAAGTTCCTCCTATGGATACGCCTGCGTGGCGCAGCGCTCACGAACCTCCGGACACTGGCAAAAGCACATACCTGGGATTGCCCCTGACATACGCCTCGCCCACTGCCACGGATGCCACCAGAGCGCAGGTTATTGACGCTTATTATTATACACCATCATTTGAAATAAATTCAAGGATAGTTAATGAGTATTTAATCTGTCGGCGAAAAAAGCGCGGCCCCTTCCCGCAACTCGCGAAAAGAGGCCGGCGGCGGCGCTTATCCCTACTCCAAGTAGCAGACAGCGACCGCCACGTACTGACGAGGGCTGAGCACCGTATGCCGGAGACTTGCGCCAGGGCGGGCATCCACCTTATCGATCATGCGGTCGGCCTGCGGCCACACCTCCCCTGTTGCGAACGTCATGGCCGTGACGCGGGCAGACTGTGCCGTCACGCTAACCGCCGCTTGATGGGTGTACACCGGCTCGTGGCCCGGATGCGGCCGCATGGGCCGTTCAGACCGGAACGTCTCAATCGTGAAGCCACTTGCGTGCACCAGTGACTGCCCGAACGGCACCATCGACAGCTGCTCACCGCGCAGACAGTACGTCAGGGGCGACTCGGCGCCTGCCGGTATCGCTCCCGCCATGCCAAAGCACAATGCCAGTAGCAATGCCGTCACCGTGCGAAGCAGACGCATGCCTATTCCAGTCCCCTCTTCGATGTCGTCGTACGTACCATACAACTATACAGTGTTTTTGCAT from Candidatus Saccharibacteria bacterium includes the following:
- the ssb gene encoding single-stranded DNA-binding protein; translation: MARSINQVIIMGNLTRDPEMRTTPGGQNVTSFSLALNRSYKDANGEWQESADYIDVVAWAQLGERVNQYLSKGRRAIVQGRLSQRSWEQDGQKRSKVEVVANDVTFLDGAGGGDGDGGGSGGGYSGGNSGGGSGARSKKKDDVVIEDIDDKPIDLSEIPF
- the rpsF gene encoding 30S ribosomal protein S6 encodes the protein MREYELTVLIHPDLEIDLEKPLTKVRDIIKANGGEITKEENQGKKKLAYRIRGEDFAVYTYFELNLPGSSVQKVDSTLNITDESLRHLLVSRDLKRPVEGEGDEAEEGKETKDAKNDKE